AATGATAGACCGCATTGGGTCCACGCCCTCCGCGACTGCCTCGTTCGTTCATGCCCCTGCCTCTAGCATTAAATTGGTAAATAATATTCCTCACTCTGCCCTCAGCTGGTTTCTCTGGTGAAGTCACTTCCACACCTGGTTCAACTTCCTCATCTACAGCTCCCGATTCCTTCTGTCTCCCACCGTCGCCAGTGCCCTCTTGTTTATAGGTTGGTGCACCGCCCCAACCCCTACTCTTGCTTGACGAGTACCTCGGAGCCTCACGGTATGGGGGTCTCCCATATTCATCCCTTCCTGCAGGTGTAGGACACACCAATTCTGCATGTCCCAATAGCCCACATGAGAAGCAGAAATAGGGAAAGTTTTCATATTGGATCTCAAAGAATTCCGTCTCTTTAGTTCTTGCCTTCTCCAATTGCACCCAACACATCAAAGGTTCATCCACTCTAATCCGTGCTCTGAATCTCAAGCAATCTCCAAATACAAACCCTTTGACGTCAGCATCTAGGGTTACAACCTCGCCCACCATGGCTACTATATGCTTCGGCCATGGCTGACAAAGCAAATTAAACGAAAGGTTTATCACCAGCACCCATATCTTGAGCTTATCAAACTTGAGTTCCGAGGGGCGCGATCTGATGTTGAACCTTTCCAAGACCACACAATGTTTTGCCACCATCcatggacccccccccccccccgaagatCCGATCGATGTCTCGTTTGTTCATAAAGCTAGCCACAAAGACATTCTCACCCGTCGCCCTAAAGTTCAGTCCCTTCGGATTTTCCCACACCTGGCAAAGCACCTCTCCAATGGTATTCACATGAAGCACCTTCCGATGCAGTACCTTTCCGATTAGTGCATGAAGCTCATCATCCTGCTGATATTCCTCGTCATCAACGACTAGTTTTGCCCTCTCCTTCTCTGTCAGGTCCAGCCGGTCTATCATCTCATCCACTGTCTCTGTCTCCTTCGCCTTTCCTCTCTTCCCTCCCATGGCGCTTGACTCTGCCATCTTTGCCCCAACCCCTACCCCGATCCCCTCTCCTGCAGTGCCGCCAAGGGTGGGTAAGGATGCGAAGATCCCCCCTTGTTCACCCCGAACAAGCAAGCTGCAAGGATTAGGCGTCACGGATGGCAGGAGGCCAGCGATCAACAAACCCTAGACTTGCGCCCCCGAGATTAGGTCCGAGAAAATCAGATCAGATCAGGCCATGGTGATGATGCGTTAGAAGAACAAATGGCAATTAGCAACTTGTTGCATTGACATTCTCTTAGACGATATAGAAACATCAAAATTGCGGGTCTAGTTCGAGAGCTTGGAGCTTCAAATACAATCTGACAATACATATCTCCGTTTCTCTTTGAGAATAAACAAAACTAGAATCGAAGATGACGTGCAATTAGAAGCCGATCGCAAAGGGATTCATGGTTTTCCAACAATTCAAAGCCTGCTTGGCCAAAAGATCATCTAAAATAAATGGAGACCGCGAAAGCACATGCCTCCATGCCCCCGGTGTAATAGTTTTTTTCCCGCGTCAACCAATGCATTTTCCTCACTCCACTAGAAGTCCGGAACGATATGAGTTAAATCATCACACAAACCAGCGTGGAATTTGAAACACCCATGGCATACGTAGGCAATGGTTGGATAAGAGAGTTGTCTAGGGCACATCTAGATATGCCCtagttattgcacatctaagtgacTCAATCATATTAGAAAGAAAAAGATAAAAGATAAAAGAAAATGCTTGCACGAATCTTAGCGTAAAATCAATGACATAGGACTTAGATATGCTATACTTAGAACACAACTAGATATGCTTTAGCAAAACTGTTAATCAAAATCTCCTTAGCCCCATCGGGCATATATATTTTTTCAGCCCAATCTCGCAGACACTTTACAATTTATCCTTCCGTAGACCAAAACCTGCTAGCTTTCTTACGCCTTTCCTGGACTTGGAGTACCAAATTTGTATCCTCAAAACTTTATGTGGACACCCCCAGAATTACCATAGAAGAagcttggttctcaaaactagACTTCTTACCAAACATAAGGGAACACTTAGACATGTTCAGCTGCTAACATGTTCCCTCTTATaccaaagttgagacacttattttgggatggagggtaCAATCATCTGCAAAAAGCAAATATGACCTCCCCGGTGCTTGCCTACCCATGCTAAATTCCTGGAGCACTCTCCTATGAATGGCATCGATCAAAAGAATAAAGAGCATGTGAACCAGCAAAAGAAATAAATAAGACAATAGGGGATCACCTTATTGGAGGCCTTGGGTTGGGGAAAAGGACGTCGTCCGTTGTCCATTGAAGCATATAGAATATGCAAGAATAGGCGCATAAGTCATAATCCAACTAGTCCAAATAGATGAGAATCCCAGAGGCAGAAACATAACCGTCAAGAAGGTCCAGTCCACTCATTCATAGTCTTTCGTCAAATCCATCTTATAAGCACAAAATTCAGACCGTCACCCCTTCAAAGTGCTGATGGAATGCACACACTTGAACACAAAAATGAGCATTATATATGATCAAACGACCAGGAATGAAAGCACCGTGAGTAGGAGATATCATATAATCCAACAATGGCCTTGAGCGTTTCACCAGACAATTTAAGAGGATTTTATAGATCAAATTGAAAAGATTGCTAGTACAAAAAATCCTCTACATCCACTGGATTCGTTACCTTTTGTaactaaaaataataattatATCATTAACCCCTCAACTATATATCTTGTAGCAAAAAGCAAATAGCCCTATAAAACATCGAAGTAGCTTGTAAAGTATCATTGTCCTTCCTTTCCTTTAATCGAGGGATTGAAATGCTTCACAACCCGAATAATATCCTCGGCAACGCGAAATATCTGATCAAATTTTCAGAATCTCTTTGGATCCAGATGGTCATCAACTTCCTAAATTTTGGATAGTTGACTCAATTCACAAATCTTCAATTGTGAAATTGGAGTTAAAAACTCATAGATCCATTAACCATGTTTTTTAACAAAGGATGAGTCCAAAAGGACTCCATACACAGAAGACCCTAATAACAAACTAAAAGTTAAAGAAAAGCCCATGAAACATGCAAAGAAGACCCTCAACAAAGACGCAAAAGTGCTCCCGAGTAGAACCTATTTCGCCTGTATCAGGGATGAGATCACTTGGTATGACGTGATCTCCAACGCTACACGTCGTGGACTCCACCTAGAAGCAACACTACCCGTATTTTAGCATCGAGGCAGTGAGGAATAGACTTGGTCCCCATTCGACCCTGGAGTACGACAACTTGTCGGAGAAGACAAACAGTCGACGGGCAACACATCTGCATCAAAAGCATCGTCATTGATGCTCACGGTCCCAATGTgcaacatatccatgtttcaatcaCAACTACTCCAGTGGGGTAACGATGAGCAGCTCCTCTTTTGGAGTAAGAAACAACTCCACCCTTGTTGGAAGCTTAGATCTAAAGGCATCAGTGGAGCCAGCCAAGGTGGGATCCCCCACCTATTTCCCTTCTTCCATTGCGACAATAAGGAGAGAATTGAAGGGTGCCCACACCAGCTCGTCCTAATGCCCGGTTGAACttatttgggggggggggtatcTGCCAAATCTGGCTCCTTCCCATGTCCTCCATGAGTGGAGGCGGTGCAGTAAACGATGACATAGTGCCAGTCATGACACAAGGCCAAACACAAGACAATGACCCCAATCGTGCTATACACTGAAACAACCCAAGCTCCCCACTCCGGGTAGCAACGCTGACGTAGAAAAGAGATGGGAGCCGGTGTTAGGCCTAGGCTTCAGTCGACATCAGTTGGTCTCTCCCTAGTTCACATGTCCATTTCCTTTAGATAACGATCCGTCGGATCCTACAGCCGTGATTCATCCGGAGCATGAGTAACTCCTTCAACGGCCCGGATCACCGTTAATTACCATTGTTTGCTTTACCGTGCAACCACCTTAAATCCCTGTTGGGTTGTGGCTAGTGTTCTTATGCTTGATTTGAGTCATTCATGCATGTGACAATAGAACATATACATACATACACTACTGTATCAATACATGTCCCTCTTTGCTTGACCTTAGACTAATACATGGCCCTCTTACCGATCTTCGATACAATTCTTTGATCGCCATCGCAAATATGGCAGCCGGGATACAAGGCACACTCTCAACGGGGAGGAGGAGAAAGAGGagaggtgggggggggggggagcgaatacatcaaccgcgttgagaaGTGCCGAGAAAAAAACACGAAGAAAGAAACGAGGCGCGTTTAGCCATGAGCAGTCACTGACAAGCCGGACCCACAGAAGTTCATGTTTCCGGATCACGGCCGTTAGAACTGTGGCGGGAGGAGCAGGTGGGCGCGAACCAACCAAACCCTATCCCCTCCAGGCCCCGCCACCATCTCCCTCCAAAACCCCAACGGAATCCGATCCCCCATGGCACCACCGCCAGCCTCCCAtggcgccgccgctcgccgccccgCGCTTCCACGCCGCCCTCCCccgcggcctcctcctccgcccccGGAAGCCCCTCCGCTCCTGGCGCCGCGCCGCTCGCCCGGACGACCAGGTCCATCCCACGCGCCCGCGCCCGCACCCGCATTTGGTGGTTTGTTGCCCGGTTTGGGTTTGATCTGGTGTTTGTTGCAGGATCTGTACGTCGACGACGACATCGGAGACGGCTTCTCGTTCAGCGGGGGTGAGTTAGGGGTCTGTGTGTATGCTTGCGCAGGGTGCAAAAGTTTGGGTGGGTTCCTCTCTGCTCTGATGCTTGCTAACATGGGGATCGATGCAGGGAAGTATGCGGAAGCGGAAGGCCCGAGTAAGTCGGACGAGTGGTTCGCTCAGGGGAGAATGGTATGATGCGATCACTCATTCACTCTGTTCCGATCTGTTGTTTTGCGCTGATGGATACTCACAATTTTTTGTTTTGAGCAAATGTTTGGATGTTTGCACGTTTTTCCTGCTAGTTCAGTGCCGTGTCATGAACTTTTGGCTTATCAATTATTGGACCATTGTAATTTGAGCTAGCGATGCTAAGGAGTGCGCACTTGTGCTGATAGGTAGTTTTCTTTATTTTGTTTGAGCAAATGTTTGTGCCTTTCATCTGCTAACTTCGTGGTGTGCCATTGTTGCCGTAAACTTTAGACTTATCAGTTGTCTGACCAAGCATGGCAATGAGTGTACACTTCTGCTGATAAGAGATTTTTTTGTGTGGTGTGGCGCCAATTAGTTGCATTGTATATGCTGGTTGTTTTTTGATGAATTATTCAAATTGTTGCAGGTAAAAGCTCATGCATTATATGGGAACAAAGAAAAGGCAAAGGATCCGTTTTTTGGGCTCACCATGGGTTCAGGATCACAATCTTCGGGTGATGTTTTTAAGTGAGTTGAATTGAACCATATGTTGTCTGCTATAGGACAAGTATATGTTAATATAGCAAAGAAGATCATAGTTTTTCTGTGTACTTCTTTATTGTGTTTCAGTTGGTTTTGTGTGGAAGCGGGGAGTTCTTCTAATCCTACGGTCCTTCTAATCCATGGGTTTCCATCTCAGGTCAGTTTTTAGACGGCTTCCAATTTCTTCGCATTACACTGACAATGGCTGTGCTGAGGCTTTTTTGGGTTACAGGCATACTCTTACCGAAATGTGCTACCTGTACTATCAGACAAGTATCGTTCCATTGCTTTTGACTGGCTTGGTGAGTTATGTACATCTTTTGGTGCTTGATAAATGTAGAATAATCGAATAAGTTGGCAGAGAAAAGCTATGTCATTCATATATTGGCAAAACACTTTCTGAAAAGTTACTGGTCATTAGTCTCAAAGAGTATACGGACCAATATAGAAAGTCATCACCGGTACAACTTATCAGCCTCTGTCGTCAGAAATCAATAACAGGGAGACAGATTTGACTGGCTTACCAGTTACCACCCACAAAACTTTTTCCCCTTCTGTAAAATCCCCTCAGCGGTTTACGGACTAGTAAATAACTGGTTGCGTTTCTGTTTTGTGTTGCTGCTTAGTCCCCAGAAGTTAGAACAGTCAGGTATTTATCTCTAACTCTAGAACAAAGAACTTTGTATCTGCAGGTTTTGGATTCTCAGACAAGCCTCAACCTAAATATGGTTTTGACTATACTCTGGATGGTAATGTGATCTACATATTATTCCTTTTCTTTCAAACAATCGTGTTGAACTGCATAGTAATGTGAACTATACTATGTTCCAGAATATACTTCAGCCCTGGAATCGTTAATCGATGCTGTTGCTCCTGATAAGCTCTCCATTGTTGTTCAGGTGCTTCTCATTATATGGGTGTTGCTTAATGTATCATGGTGTGTGTTTTAATGCAAGAATGTCAAATCTTGAAGGGGTACTTCGCTCCAATTGTAGTCAAATATGCTAACGAACATCAGGACAAGTTGAACCACCTTATACTGGTTAATCCACCGGTAAGTTTTTTTATCATGTATTTTGCACAGGCATTTTGGTGAGATAATTAAGTTTTCCCTCTAAAGCTTCATTATACATTAAGTGTTGCATGCTGCATCTGATTTATGAGTTAAAGGCTTCATTACGTTTCAAGAGTTATAGGCTGATCACGGGATATCTCATATTACAGATAACTGACAAGCATGCAAAGCTTCCATCCACCCTTGCATGTTTCAGCAACTTCTTGTTGGGCGAAGTATTTTCCCAGGTTAGCAGCTATTGTGCCAACTTTGCCTAGACTTATATGACCATTTTTGTTAAAAACAACTGTCTGAAATCTTTCAGGATCCTCTTAGAGCTAGTGATAAGGCCTTGACTAGTAGTGGGCCATACATGATGAAGGAGGAAGATGCTACTGTATATAGAAGGCCATACCTTGTCTCAGGTGCATCTGGTTTTGCACTGAACGCAATAACAAGAGCTATGGGAAAGGATCTTAAGGTAGTACGCTCATCTATTGCCTGCCTTTTGTTTCAAAAAGAGGGTAACCCCTGCTCATTGATGCAGACAGCCAATCTATCACCTTGCTATTGCTTTGTTAATTTAAATGTTCTAAATTGGTTGTTTTAATACAGGCTTACATTGAGTCCATGAGGAGCATATTAGCGAGTGATTCATGGAATACGAAGACAACAATATGTTGGGGCTTGAGGGATCGTTGGCTCACTTATGATGGGGTGGAAGATTTTTGTGATGGCCTAAAACACAACGTTGTTCAGCTGCCAATGGTTTGTTTCTGTATCCTTCTCCCAATTTTTTTAAAACATTATGTTCAAAGTACTTAAATGGAAATGAAATCAAATCAAAGTAAAGTTACTGCA
The Aegilops tauschii subsp. strangulata cultivar AL8/78 chromosome 3, Aet v6.0, whole genome shotgun sequence genome window above contains:
- the LOC109742802 gene encoding uncharacterized protein, with translation MAPPLAAPRFHAALPRGLLLRPRKPLRSWRRAARPDDQDLYVDDDIGDGFSFSGGKYAEAEGPSKSDEWFAQGRMVKAHALYGNKEKAKDPFFGLTMGSGSQSSGDVFNWFCVEAGSSSNPTVLLIHGFPSQAYSYRNVLPVLSDKYRSIAFDWLGFGFSDKPQPKYGFDYTLDEYTSALESLIDAVAPDKLSIVVQGYFAPIVVKYANEHQDKLNHLILVNPPITDKHAKLPSTLACFSNFLLGEVFSQDPLRASDKALTSSGPYMMKEEDATVYRRPYLVSGASGFALNAITRAMGKDLKAYIESMRSILASDSWNTKTTICWGLRDRWLTYDGVEDFCDGLKHNVVQLPMAGHHAQEDRGEELGNIIKRILRG